In the genome of Arachis hypogaea cultivar Tifrunner chromosome 9, arahy.Tifrunner.gnm2.J5K5, whole genome shotgun sequence, the window AGAATATAACTAACAatgtttaattcaagagaatagAGAAAAAGTAATAGCCTATTGGATGATATACCTGAGTAACTAAATCAGCTGATTTGCATTCTCCTTGTGTATCTACTTGACTCGGAACCTCGGATGCACTTGATCTTCTCTGAAGTACAGTCAGAGGACATCCCTCATCCCAACCACCACAGTCACAGCGGCCGCCGGATCTCCATCTATCTATCAGACTGGATGGACCACCATCTCTGATTCTTGGCCCGCCATGAAGGCCTGCTGGAATTAGAACGCTTGTGCTAGTAGAGCAATCACCAGTATTCCGTGCACAACTTTCAGAAGGCAACGTCGTCTCCGATTTACTGAGAAATTTTAAACCCCAGCCCCCTACTTTCGCAGCAGGCTTATTACAAGGAAGATGGTCTTTCACAACAATAGCAGCCAACTCAAAATTCGGAGGAACATTAGTCTCTAATAAATTGGCCTTACCGAGAGGATTCGGCTCCCATGGACAACTTTCCTCTATCGAACTTGATCCACCAAACTTTGAGAGCGTCCTGCGTTTCGACGATGGACTAGTTTTAAACACTTGTGACACCTTCTTTGTCAGCCCCTTGTTCTTCCTATGAGAATCATCCGATGCGTGCGTTTCTTTGTCGAAAATTTCCGCATTGCCAAACAATGTAAACTCAGTTTCCATTATTTTGCTATTGTTCGGACAGAGGGTGAAACTTGTTGACACATTCATCTTACCAACAAGATTCGAAACACTGTCGGGAATATTGCGACCCTTATGGCTACTCTTGTTCAAATGAAACTGGTAGACAAAATCCAAATCCTTATCATCTGCTGAGTCTACCTCCATCAAATGTGCTACATAGACCTCCTTCTGATCGTCCGCGGAAAAAATAAAATGAGGAATCCCTCGATTCCATGTGCATTGGATCATTCCTTGAGAAAGAGTTGAAGAAGCCGAAGACAACCAATCCGAACAAGTAGTGTTAGTGTTAGTGCTAGAACTAGAAGCAATCCTTTTGTGAACTGGAACAGAACCATACTTATGATGTGCTTCCTTTTCCGGTTTATGCGACGAAGAAATGGTTAAACCACCAGAAGAGTCCATAAAATCATAGCATGTCGATCCCTTTTCGTCCGAGAAGTTCATCCTGCTCACATTGTCATTTCTATCAGATACACCAAACTTCTGAAGCAAGGCACTATTCAATATATTTATCATACTCTTACTCCCCATAACCGTTCCTAAACCCCAATGCTCCCCGGAACTAGCACTAATTAAAACTCTCCCGGGGCATTCAAAGATGAATTGTCCCGAATCACACGCATTTAAGCTTTCTGACAAAGCCACCATGTTTGTGGCCCTCAAGTTTACAGGTATGTTGCATTGAGCTGCTTTTATCGCGGCGCTATGCATAAATTCGAGGCAGCGACGAAGATACTTCTCATCCACACTCACCACATGCTTTGGGATCCTGTTGTCTATTCCATGAACACGCCGGAAGAACAAATCTTTGAAGCATACTTTACCCAACTGTGATTGGATAGCATTCGCAACTAGGCCGCGAGGCGAATTTGAACTT includes:
- the LOC112711340 gene encoding uncharacterized protein, coding for MENTDFWIQKESHGEKDSLHSLYNDREVSDDEDSSKWQLKKLIRSSNSPRGLVANAIQSQLGKVCFKDLFFRRVHGIDNRIPKHVVSVDEKYLRRCLEFMHSAAIKAAQCNIPVNLRATNMVALSESLNACDSGQFIFECPGRVLISASSGEHWGLGTVMGSKSMINILNSALLQKFGVSDRNDNVSRMNFSDEKGSTCYDFMDSSGGLTISSSHKPEKEAHHKYGSVPVHKRIASSSSTNTNTTCSDWLSSASSTLSQGMIQCTWNRGIPHFIFSADDQKEVYVAHLMEVDSADDKDLDFVYQFHLNKSSHKGRNIPDSVSNLVGKMNVSTSFTLCPNNSKIMETEFTLFGNAEIFDKETHASDDSHRKNKGLTKKVSQVFKTSPSSKRRTLSKFGGSSSIEESCPWEPNPLGKANLLETNVPPNFELAAIVVKDHLPCNKPAAKVGGWGLKFLSKSETTLPSESCARNTGDCSTSTSVLIPAGLHGGPRIRDGGPSSLIDRWRSGGRCDCGGWDEGCPLTVLQRRSSASEVPSQVDTQGECKSADLVTQGSGDFCPTLRMINVHDGLYFIHFQPPLSALQAFSIVVAIIHAQSPTLRPKRA